A window from Telopea speciosissima isolate NSW1024214 ecotype Mountain lineage chromosome 8, Tspe_v1, whole genome shotgun sequence encodes these proteins:
- the LOC122672405 gene encoding endo-1,4-beta-xylanase 5-like, translated as MAIGVFGENFLLLLFCILFTVLGRTFKPQYGGGIIKNPELNHGLSGWSIFGNAKIEHRSSEKGNSFIVAHSRNKPYDSFSQKLYLLKDKLYTFSAWVQVVKGNEAVTAVFSTNGGMIPAGAIHAESGCWSMLKGGLTLNSSGLAELYFESKNTTVEIWVDSVSLQPFTKKQGRSHQDRSIEKVRKRKVSSFPFGSAISKETIDNPAYKSWFISRFSVTTFENEMKWYSTEPSPGKEDYSVPDAMLANTKQSGISVRGHNILWDDPKFQPNGVQSLSPDRLRQATEKKINSIVTRYKGQVIAWDVVNENLHFSFYEDKLGSNASASFYQMAHQLDGGTTLFMNEYNTIEDSRDGMSTPAKYVQKLREIQSANTRQIGIGLESHFQTPNIPYMRSSLDILAAAKLPIWITELDVESNPSQAQFLEEILREAHAHPAINGIVIWAGWHPEGCNKMCLTDNNFKNHPTGDVVDKLINEWTQRNLVGSTDNNGTFEISLFHGDYDATLTHPSVNSNSTQSFKVTIGTSEEKLLQVHVHDV; from the exons ATGGCGATTGGTGTTTTTGGAGAGAACTTTCTGCTTCTCCTCTTCTGTATTCTTTTTACAG TGCTTGGCAGAACCTTCAAACCCCAATATGGAGGAGGGATCATAAAAAACCCAGagttgaaccatggtttgagtgGCTGGTCCATATTTGGGAATGCAAAAATAGAGCATCGCTCATCAGAGAAAGGCAACAGCTTCATTGTTGCTCATAGTAGAAACAAGCCCTATGATAGCTTCTCCCAAAAGCTTTACCTGCTTAAGGATAAGCTGTACACCTTTTCTG CATGGGTACAGGTGGTTAAAGGAAATGAGGCAGTAACTGCTGTTTTTAGCACAAATGGAGGTATGATACCTGCAGGTGCAATTCATGCTGAGTCAGGTTGCTGGTCCATGCTTAAAGGTGGCCTCACTTTGAACTCATCTGGACTTGCTGAACTCTATTTTGAG AGCAAGAATACAACAGTGGAGATCTGGGTTGATAGTGTCTCATTACAACCATTCACCAAGAAACAAGGGAGGTCACACCAAGATCGAAGCATTGAGAag GTACGTAAGAGAAAGGTGT CAAGCTTTCCCTTTGGCAGTGCCATAAGTAAGGAAACCATAGACAACCCTGCCTATAAAAGTTGGTTCATCTCCAGGTTCAGTGTCACCACCTTTGAAAATGAGATGAAATGGTACAGCACTGAGCCCTCTCCTGGTAAAGAAGACTACTCAGTTCCTGATGCCATGCTTGCCAATACCAAACAATCTGGAATTTCAGTAAGAGGTCACAATATTTTATGGGATGACCCAAAGTTTCAACCCAATGGGGTTCAATCACTTTCCCCTGATCGACTAAGGCAAGCAACAGAAAAGAAGATTAATTCCATTGTGACAAGATATAAAGGACAAGTTATTGCATGGGATGTTGTTAATGAAAACTTGCATTTCTCATTTTATGAAGATAAGCTAGGGAGTAATGCTTCCGCTTCTTTCTATCAAATGGCACATCAACTTGATGGTGGCACAACATTGTTTATGAATGAATACAATACTATAGAAGATAGTAGAGATGGAATGTCAACACCAGCCAAGTATGTTCAGAAGTTGAGGGAGATTCAATCAGCTAATACTAGGCAGATTGGAATTGGGCTTGAGTCTCATTTCCAAACACCTAACATTCCTTACATGAGATCTTCTCTTGATATTCTTGCAGCAGCAAAGCTTCCCATTTGGATCACAGAATTGGATGTTGAAAGTAATCCATCTCAg GCACAGTTCTTGGAAGAGATTCTAAGGGAGGCTCATGCCCATCCAGCTATCAATGGAATTGTAATATGGGCAGGTTGGCATCCTGAGGGTTGCAACAAGATGTGCTTGACAGATAACAATTTCAAGAACCATCCTACAGGTGATGTAGTGGACAAGTTGATCAATGAATGGACACAAAGAAACCTTGTTGGTTCAACAGACAACAATGGAACCTTTGAGATTTCACTCTTTCATGGAGACTATGATGCAACACTCACTCACCCATCTGTGAATTCCAACTCAACTCAAAGCTTCAAGGTGACAATAGGAACCTCTGAGGAGAAACTGCTCCAGGTTCATGTTCATGATGTATGA